One part of the Dyadobacter sp. 676 genome encodes these proteins:
- a CDS encoding SusD/RagB family nutrient-binding outer membrane lipoprotein — translation MKGIIKNSVLLLAALSLGSCNDWLDVNEDPNNPTNVAPEFVLPAAQASVVGAVGGDLAIIGGIWSQHWTQSNASSQYRNIDAYDLNPSDYNGLWTELYAGGLNDFEDIKNKATASGNNNMVLQAVAVQTYGFQLLADFFDKIPLTEALQVETNKSPKYDDGPAVYAELLKRLDAALALDFNNGKSTAVSSDLIYGGLSADDQIDQWKRFVNTLKLKMYLRQTASPNATQAVAAIKAMLDANTPFLEDDAALTKFVDEPNRSNPLYETNVRQLNTSTNLRLSRTLQTYLQANGDDARLAAYFTPGATGQYGLEQGDYDNASVAPGTPSVAKMSPTDPFYFFSIDEVYFLLSEAYLRIGNDAKAKEFYEKAVPAAYAKFNIAFDAKKIAKGGVYEYPATGGLEAKLKAIMYQKWVAMFRQGYESFLDQARTGYPEKSPVRSTANNYVPGQWTVSIEAVTNNALPKRIPYVAASRDVNVNTPPSVPITQKVWWMK, via the coding sequence ATGAAAGGTATCATAAAAAATAGTGTATTGCTGCTTGCGGCACTTTCACTGGGCTCCTGCAACGACTGGCTGGATGTGAACGAAGATCCGAACAACCCGACCAACGTCGCACCGGAGTTCGTGTTGCCGGCTGCGCAAGCGTCTGTGGTGGGTGCTGTTGGAGGTGATCTGGCGATCATTGGCGGAATTTGGTCGCAGCACTGGACGCAGTCCAACGCAAGCTCCCAGTATCGCAATATCGATGCATACGATCTTAATCCGTCGGATTACAATGGCCTGTGGACCGAGTTGTACGCAGGTGGTTTAAACGACTTCGAGGACATTAAGAACAAAGCGACCGCCAGCGGAAATAACAATATGGTGTTGCAGGCGGTAGCCGTGCAGACCTATGGTTTCCAGTTGCTGGCTGACTTTTTCGACAAAATTCCTTTGACCGAGGCATTGCAGGTCGAAACGAATAAATCGCCGAAATACGACGACGGCCCGGCGGTATATGCCGAGTTGCTGAAGAGACTCGACGCTGCCCTGGCGCTCGACTTTAATAATGGTAAATCCACTGCGGTGTCTTCCGACCTCATTTACGGCGGTTTGAGTGCCGACGACCAGATCGATCAATGGAAGCGTTTTGTAAACACGCTGAAACTGAAAATGTATCTTCGCCAGACTGCGAGCCCTAATGCGACTCAGGCTGTTGCGGCGATCAAAGCCATGCTGGATGCCAACACTCCCTTTCTGGAAGATGATGCAGCGCTGACCAAGTTCGTCGACGAGCCGAACCGCAGTAATCCATTATATGAAACAAACGTACGCCAGCTCAACACGTCTACCAACCTTCGTTTGAGCAGGACGCTGCAAACCTACTTGCAGGCTAACGGTGACGATGCACGCCTCGCGGCTTACTTTACACCTGGCGCGACAGGTCAATACGGCCTTGAACAGGGTGATTACGATAATGCATCCGTTGCCCCCGGCACTCCCAGCGTAGCAAAAATGTCCCCAACCGATCCCTTCTACTTTTTCAGTATCGATGAGGTTTATTTCCTGTTGTCAGAAGCGTACCTGCGTATCGGTAACGATGCGAAAGCGAAGGAGTTTTATGAAAAAGCTGTTCCTGCTGCCTACGCAAAATTTAACATTGCATTTGATGCCAAGAAAATCGCAAAAGGCGGTGTTTATGAATATCCTGCGACAGGCGGCCTTGAAGCGAAACTGAAAGCGATTATGTACCAGAAATGGGTTGCGATGTTCCGGCAGGGATACGAGTCGTTTCTGGATCAGGCGCGCACTGGTTATCCCGAGAAGTCCCCGGTAAGGTCGACAGCCAATAACTACGTTCCCGGTCAATGGACGGTGTCGATAGAAGCAGTAACCAATAATGCATTGCCCAAGCGCATTCCATACGTCGCTGCGTCGAGAGATGTTAATGTTAATACGCCTCCCTCCGTACCGATTACCCAGAAGGTTTGGTGGATGAAATAA
- a CDS encoding DUF5011 domain-containing protein, translating into MKKGIKLLMVALTLFAAFSCDEDKVTEGISTITYYPIITLKGDQWNVVKVGGTFTDAGATAKEGDKDIEVKVTGSVDTKTPGVYVIQYDAVNKDGYSSTEYRYVGVISNAAWGVDISGSYKRNAGAFGVSKVTKVAENLYRSDNVGGVAVPAPSDAVLFYYFDKGKLGVPYQLTPGNAFECTDATIKEGVSYSWVVINPGFGTALRTFEKQ; encoded by the coding sequence ATGAAAAAAGGAATAAAACTGCTAATGGTAGCCTTGACCTTGTTCGCAGCGTTTTCGTGCGACGAGGACAAGGTAACAGAAGGTATTTCTACAATTACCTATTATCCCATTATCACACTTAAGGGTGATCAATGGAATGTGGTAAAGGTAGGCGGAACTTTCACGGACGCGGGTGCAACGGCCAAGGAAGGTGATAAGGACATCGAGGTGAAAGTTACCGGCTCGGTGGACACCAAGACGCCGGGGGTGTATGTGATCCAATACGATGCGGTGAACAAGGATGGTTATTCGTCCACCGAATACAGGTATGTCGGGGTTATTTCCAATGCTGCCTGGGGAGTTGATATTTCGGGGTCCTATAAACGTAATGCGGGTGCTTTCGGGGTTTCCAAGGTGACGAAAGTCGCTGAGAACCTGTACAGGTCGGACAACGTCGGCGGTGTTGCAGTACCCGCTCCGAGCGATGCAGTTCTCTTTTATTACTTCGATAAAGGCAAGCTTGGTGTTCCCTATCAGCTGACGCCCGGCAACGCATTCGAATGTACCGATGCTACTATCAAGGAAGGCGTGTCTTATAGCTGGGTAGTAATTAACCCGGGCTTCGGTACAGCGCTTCGTACTTTTGAAAAACAATAA
- a CDS encoding lipid-binding protein, whose amino-acid sequence MKYIKYSLILLVFALASCDLGSEPAIEGTKLQAMCGEWWVQVYSGGENQDLGYHLITTSNTAENNETDLIVDDHGMLVDYKYPPLRVISKVNLGGLDF is encoded by the coding sequence ATGAAATATATAAAGTATTCTCTGATATTATTGGTGTTCGCATTGGCTTCCTGCGATCTTGGTAGTGAGCCGGCCATAGAAGGTACGAAATTGCAGGCAATGTGCGGTGAATGGTGGGTTCAGGTATATTCGGGGGGAGAAAACCAGGATCTTGGTTATCACCTAATCACGACGTCTAATACTGCCGAAAACAACGAGACAGATCTCATCGTAGACGATCATGGTATGCTGGTCGACTATAAATATCCACCTCTCAGGGTGATTTCAAAAGTGAATCTTGGGGGGCTTGACTTTTAA
- a CDS encoding SusC/RagA family TonB-linked outer membrane protein, whose amino-acid sequence MRKTLCFLTGCLLLLLTQLHAQDLAVTGKVTAEDGSILPGVNISLKGTTRGTTTDTEGKYSISTSTGATLVFSFIGFQTQEVVVGNQSVINVSLKNDVSQLQEVVVTALGQERKRNELVYAAQQINSEQIVQARNPNVMNSLAGKIAGLDIKTNNNLGGSTSAVIRGYKSITGNNQALWVIDGVPVTNANTNSSDQQTGRAGTDYGNAASDINPDNIASVNVLKGAAATALYGSRAANGVILITTKQGRKNSFDVTVNSGVTWGKIDKTTYVKYQKEYGAGYGGDGSKNQFYRGNLGSGEGDIAIFDADASFGAKFDPNRMVYQWDALDPSSPTYGKMTPWVAAKNGPDAFFETAVTSNQSVNILGGGENTTFKAGFTRSDEKGVLPNSKLGKNLFNFSASFDLTKKLTISANANYSQIKGVGRYGTGYDGKNPNQQFRQWFQTNVDLLEQKAAYFRNRQDVTWNWGSPTKPFDQNGPIYSENPYFSRHENFSNDSRDNFFGYAAAVYKIAPWVDLTTRFAYNGTQDMQEERIAFGSSDPAQYKRYNRGFNETNLDVIFNFRKAITKDINFSGLAGGSMRRSTESSIRAQTNGGMVVPGLYSLSNSANPIEAPVETYRRIGVDGLYAQASFGYKDLVNLDLTARQDKSTTLVKGQNTYFYPAIGANFNISNLEGLKRLGWLTMAKLSANYAEVGNDAPWGSTIDVYDKPTGLGSIPYFTLRNTKNNRELKPERTKSYEFGLESAFLNDRVGLNFTYYRSQTLDQILPVSITAATGYAFRYVNSGEVQNKGIEISAYVTPIKIQDFSWTLNVNFARNRNKVVSLYGEGATKVTNVQIASLQGGVSINAAEGQPFGVIRGTNFVYHEGTGQKVVKTNGIYAATASSAEIIGNPNPDWIGGVSNTLKYKTLSLSFLLDIRHGGDIWSLDQWYGEGTGLYPITAGLNELGNPKRNPAYLYDKDGKKIGNAPNQGGVLFPGVQADGTPNTVRAENVDGNGATAYGYPGNPPRAMYIYDASYIKLREVALTYALPQAIVSRLRAFKEIDISLIGRNLWIIHKNMEFQDPEEGLGSGLLNGAGGYQSGAYPAVRNYGFNVKFRF is encoded by the coding sequence ATGAGGAAGACTTTATGCTTCTTAACGGGGTGTTTGCTGCTGTTACTGACGCAGCTTCATGCCCAGGATCTCGCAGTGACCGGTAAGGTCACCGCCGAGGACGGCTCGATACTTCCGGGCGTTAACATTTCTTTGAAAGGTACTACTCGCGGTACAACCACCGATACAGAGGGAAAGTACTCGATCTCCACCTCGACGGGCGCCACGCTTGTTTTCAGTTTTATCGGTTTTCAAACACAGGAAGTAGTCGTGGGAAACCAGTCCGTCATCAACGTATCGCTAAAAAACGATGTCAGCCAGCTTCAGGAAGTGGTAGTTACCGCACTTGGGCAGGAACGTAAAAGAAATGAACTTGTTTACGCGGCCCAACAGATCAACAGCGAACAGATCGTTCAGGCACGTAACCCGAACGTGATGAACTCGCTGGCCGGGAAAATTGCCGGTCTGGATATCAAAACCAATAATAACCTCGGCGGCTCGACCAGTGCGGTGATCCGTGGCTATAAGTCGATTACGGGCAATAACCAGGCGCTGTGGGTAATCGACGGTGTGCCGGTAACCAACGCCAACACCAACTCGTCGGATCAGCAAACCGGCCGCGCGGGAACCGACTATGGCAATGCGGCATCCGATATCAACCCCGACAACATTGCCTCAGTGAACGTTTTGAAAGGTGCAGCGGCAACCGCGCTTTACGGCTCGCGGGCAGCCAATGGTGTAATCCTGATCACCACCAAGCAGGGGCGCAAGAACAGCTTCGACGTGACCGTCAACAGCGGCGTAACCTGGGGCAAGATCGACAAAACCACCTATGTGAAATACCAGAAGGAATATGGTGCGGGGTACGGCGGCGACGGGTCTAAAAACCAGTTCTACCGCGGCAATCTCGGCTCGGGAGAAGGGGATATCGCTATATTTGACGCCGATGCTTCTTTCGGTGCGAAATTCGACCCCAACAGAATGGTGTACCAGTGGGACGCATTGGACCCTTCATCTCCGACGTACGGCAAAATGACGCCCTGGGTAGCCGCCAAAAACGGTCCCGACGCATTTTTTGAAACAGCCGTAACCTCCAATCAGAGCGTAAACATTCTCGGCGGCGGCGAAAACACGACTTTCAAAGCCGGCTTTACGCGCAGCGACGAAAAAGGAGTTCTTCCTAACAGCAAATTGGGTAAAAACCTGTTCAATTTCTCGGCATCGTTCGACCTCACCAAGAAACTGACTATTTCGGCCAATGCAAACTATTCACAAATTAAAGGTGTGGGCCGCTACGGCACTGGTTACGATGGCAAAAACCCTAACCAGCAGTTCAGACAGTGGTTCCAGACCAACGTAGACCTGCTCGAACAGAAAGCGGCCTATTTCAGAAACAGGCAGGATGTGACCTGGAACTGGGGCAGCCCAACCAAGCCATTCGACCAAAACGGCCCGATCTACTCCGAAAACCCATACTTCTCGCGCCACGAGAACTTCTCGAACGACTCGCGTGACAACTTCTTCGGTTACGCTGCGGCGGTTTACAAAATCGCTCCGTGGGTCGACCTCACTACCCGTTTCGCGTACAACGGCACGCAGGACATGCAGGAAGAGCGCATTGCGTTCGGAAGCTCCGACCCTGCTCAATACAAACGCTATAACAGAGGTTTCAACGAGACGAACCTTGACGTGATCTTCAATTTCCGCAAGGCCATTACCAAAGACATCAACTTCTCCGGTCTGGCGGGTGGAAGCATGCGCCGCTCGACAGAAAGCTCGATCCGCGCTCAAACTAACGGCGGTATGGTGGTTCCGGGCCTGTACTCGCTTTCCAACTCGGCCAACCCGATCGAAGCGCCTGTTGAAACTTACAGAAGAATCGGTGTAGATGGTCTTTATGCACAGGCATCATTTGGTTACAAAGATCTCGTGAACCTGGACCTCACTGCTAGACAGGACAAATCGACTACATTGGTCAAAGGTCAGAACACGTACTTCTATCCCGCTATTGGTGCCAACTTCAACATTTCCAACCTCGAGGGACTGAAAAGACTCGGCTGGCTGACCATGGCGAAACTGAGCGCAAACTATGCGGAGGTAGGTAACGATGCGCCATGGGGTAGCACCATCGACGTGTACGACAAACCAACCGGCCTGGGTAGTATTCCTTATTTCACATTAAGAAATACCAAAAACAATCGCGAGCTGAAACCGGAAAGAACAAAAAGCTACGAATTTGGCCTTGAAAGTGCATTCCTGAACGACCGCGTGGGGTTAAACTTCACTTATTACCGGTCTCAGACCCTGGATCAGATCCTTCCGGTATCTATCACCGCTGCGACGGGATACGCATTCCGTTATGTTAACTCCGGCGAGGTTCAGAACAAGGGTATCGAGATCTCCGCATATGTAACACCGATTAAAATACAGGACTTCTCCTGGACCCTGAATGTCAACTTTGCAAGAAACCGTAACAAGGTGGTTAGTCTGTATGGCGAAGGTGCTACAAAAGTTACCAACGTTCAGATCGCCAGCCTTCAGGGCGGTGTCTCTATCAACGCCGCGGAAGGGCAGCCATTTGGCGTCATCCGCGGAACGAACTTCGTCTATCACGAAGGAACCGGCCAGAAAGTGGTTAAAACAAACGGTATTTATGCCGCCACAGCCAGCTCCGCCGAGATCATCGGTAATCCGAATCCGGACTGGATCGGAGGCGTAAGCAACACATTGAAATACAAAACTCTTTCGCTGAGCTTCCTGCTCGATATCCGTCATGGCGGCGATATCTGGTCGCTGGATCAATGGTATGGCGAAGGGACCGGTCTGTACCCGATCACAGCCGGCCTGAACGAACTGGGCAATCCTAAGAGAAACCCGGCCTATCTGTACGACAAGGACGGCAAGAAAATTGGCAACGCGCCGAATCAGGGCGGTGTGCTGTTCCCGGGTGTGCAGGCCGACGGGACGCCCAACACTGTCCGCGCGGAAAACGTGGACGGTAACGGCGCCACTGCTTACGGCTACCCGGGCAACCCGCCAAGAGCGATGTACATCTACGACGCCAGCTACATTAAACTGAGAGAAGTAGCCCTTACCTACGCACTTCCGCAGGCGATCGTAAGCAGACTGCGTGCATTTAAAGAGATCGATATCTCATTGATAGGCCGCAACCTTTGGATTATTCATAAAAATATGGAATTCCAGGACCCGGAAGAAGGCCTGGGTTCGGGCTTGCTGAATGGTGCAGGTGGCTACCAGAGTGGTGCTTATCCAGCAGTAAGAAACTATGGTTTCAATGTTAAATTCCGTTTCTAA
- a CDS encoding amidohydrolase, with protein sequence MTTPFTKSILFGWNVSLATVLLGISGHIALAQSPLARTIDQKAPALEKKLVEWRRDFHQNPELGNREFKTAEKVANHLKQLGIDVQTGVAHTGVVGMLKGGKPGPVVALRADMDGLPVTERGDLPFKSKVTTEYNGQNTGVMHACGHDTHVAILMGVAEVLASVKNELPGTIKFIFQPAEEGAPQGEEGGAELMVREGVLENPKVAAIFGLHIDSQIEVGKIAYRPGATMAAVDFFSIDVKGKQTHGAYPWSGVDPIVTSSQIVNALQTIVSRNLDLTHAPAVVTIGAIHGGVRQNIIPESVKMIGTIRTFDEKMHSYVHERLKDISTNIAESAGATASVDIDVMYPVTFNDEALTAKMIGTLENVAGKENVNLIPAKTGAEDFSYYQQKVPGFFFFLGGMPKGKSVAEAAPHHTPDFYVDEGSLVLGVRSIARLATDYLEKSKIK encoded by the coding sequence ATGACTACTCCCTTTACCAAATCTATCTTATTCGGATGGAATGTTTCGCTGGCAACCGTCTTGCTCGGTATTTCAGGCCATATTGCATTGGCCCAGTCGCCGCTCGCCAGGACGATCGATCAGAAAGCGCCGGCGCTGGAAAAGAAGCTGGTCGAATGGCGGCGTGATTTTCACCAGAATCCAGAGCTGGGTAACAGGGAATTTAAGACCGCAGAGAAAGTTGCCAATCACCTGAAACAGCTGGGCATCGACGTGCAAACCGGCGTAGCGCATACAGGGGTCGTCGGGATGCTGAAAGGTGGAAAGCCGGGGCCGGTAGTGGCGCTGCGTGCCGATATGGATGGCCTGCCGGTAACCGAGCGGGGGGATCTGCCATTTAAGTCGAAGGTGACCACCGAATACAACGGACAAAATACGGGCGTCATGCACGCATGTGGGCATGACACGCACGTGGCGATACTCATGGGTGTGGCCGAAGTTTTGGCATCCGTAAAGAATGAGCTTCCCGGAACCATTAAATTCATATTCCAGCCGGCCGAAGAAGGCGCCCCGCAAGGTGAGGAGGGAGGAGCGGAACTGATGGTGAGGGAAGGAGTACTCGAAAATCCGAAAGTCGCCGCGATTTTTGGCTTACATATCGACTCGCAGATCGAAGTAGGGAAGATCGCCTACCGCCCGGGCGCAACGATGGCAGCGGTCGATTTTTTCAGTATCGATGTAAAAGGAAAGCAAACACATGGGGCATATCCGTGGTCTGGCGTCGATCCGATCGTGACGTCGTCGCAAATCGTCAATGCATTGCAAACGATTGTCAGCCGCAACCTCGACCTTACGCATGCTCCAGCCGTCGTAACAATCGGCGCTATTCACGGCGGCGTGCGGCAGAATATCATCCCGGAGTCGGTAAAAATGATCGGCACGATCCGTACGTTCGACGAAAAAATGCATTCGTACGTACATGAGCGCCTGAAAGATATCTCTACGAATATTGCAGAAAGTGCAGGGGCAACCGCGTCCGTGGATATCGATGTCATGTACCCGGTGACTTTCAATGACGAAGCATTGACCGCCAAAATGATCGGAACGCTGGAAAACGTGGCGGGTAAAGAGAACGTGAATCTGATCCCGGCCAAAACCGGGGCAGAGGATTTTTCCTATTATCAACAGAAAGTACCCGGTTTCTTCTTCTTTTTAGGGGGTATGCCAAAAGGTAAGAGCGTTGCCGAAGCCGCCCCGCACCATACGCCGGATTTCTACGTCGACGAAGGCAGCCTCGTACTCGGCGTGCGTTCCATCGCCCGCCTGGCGACCGATTATCTGGAAAAATCAAAAATTAAATAG
- a CDS encoding lipid-binding protein — translation MTFNPTTDLPNLNTGESAVSILEGKIIKGAATTPGGNKTDSIYVKFEFKKVPGEQYEYAGYRRTGFQEDEH, via the coding sequence TTGACTTTTAATCCAACCACCGATCTGCCAAACCTTAACACAGGAGAAAGCGCGGTGTCGATTCTGGAAGGAAAGATTATCAAGGGCGCCGCAACCACTCCGGGAGGGAACAAGACGGATTCTATTTATGTGAAATTCGAATTCAAGAAAGTGCCGGGAGAACAGTATGAATATGCCGGCTACCGTCGCACTGGCTTCCAGGAAGACGAGCATTAA
- a CDS encoding TonB-dependent receptor plug domain-containing protein: MRKTLLFLFLGCLLIPGWQAFAQDKQVSGVVTADDGSVLPGVNITLKGTTRGITTDIDGKYTISAPSSGTLVFSFVGYLSQSIVVGSKTTINVTMVADAQQLGEVVVTALGISRERKSLGYSTATISNTSITEARNTSPLDALNARVPGLSVNTASGAPGASTVLNIRGFNSVTGNNQPLFVIDGVPMNNRGNTSSTNAQNANDDFNRSMDFGNQMNDINPNEIESITVLKGISASALYGSRAANGAILITTKRGKSGKTQVDVSSSFAQSTILRVPHLQNTYGQGWSGLFDRIENGSWGPKLDGKTRLWGNIVDNSQMLEAFLGTGR, from the coding sequence ATGAGAAAGACTCTACTGTTTCTATTCTTAGGGTGCTTATTGATTCCTGGCTGGCAGGCGTTTGCCCAGGATAAACAAGTATCGGGAGTTGTGACCGCCGACGACGGAAGCGTACTCCCCGGTGTGAACATCACCCTAAAAGGTACTACCAGAGGTATCACAACAGATATCGACGGAAAGTACACGATTTCAGCCCCCTCGTCAGGAACACTCGTGTTCTCATTTGTGGGTTATCTGAGCCAGAGCATCGTGGTCGGTTCGAAAACGACGATCAACGTAACGATGGTGGCTGATGCCCAGCAACTTGGCGAAGTAGTGGTAACCGCGCTGGGTATTTCCCGCGAGCGCAAGTCGCTAGGTTACAGTACGGCCACCATTTCCAATACATCCATCACAGAAGCGAGAAACACCAGCCCGCTCGACGCCCTCAATGCGCGTGTGCCGGGCCTGTCAGTGAACACCGCGTCAGGAGCGCCGGGTGCGTCTACGGTCCTGAATATCCGCGGTTTCAACTCTGTGACCGGTAACAACCAGCCGCTTTTCGTTATCGACGGCGTGCCGATGAACAACCGGGGAAACACTTCGTCAACCAATGCGCAGAACGCCAACGACGACTTTAACCGTTCGATGGACTTCGGTAACCAGATGAACGATATCAACCCTAACGAGATCGAAAGCATTACTGTACTGAAGGGTATTTCGGCGTCGGCATTGTACGGTAGCCGCGCTGCCAATGGTGCTATCCTGATCACTACCAAAAGAGGCAAGTCGGGTAAAACACAGGTCGACGTATCGTCTTCGTTCGCCCAATCCACGATTCTGCGCGTTCCTCACCTGCAAAATACCTACGGCCAGGGATGGAGCGGTTTGTTCGACCGCATCGAGAACGGTTCATGGGGGCCGAAACTTGACGGTAAAACACGTCTTTGGGGAAATATCGTGGATAACTCGCAAATGCTGGAAGCCTTTCTCGGCACAGGAAGATAA
- a CDS encoding TonB-dependent receptor: MTVKHVFGEISWITRKCWKPFSAQEDNLKDFFDKGYEWNNSIAVSGGTETANYRVAYSNATADGVVPTNADSYKRNTLSLNGGLKLDKFSVNSNINYVHKNQKVIATGQGDDAGSGKVVWQEIIQIPRDHSIVDSKALLDPNSPYYKFMTLDNYFTPYAQNPYWTLYNQGNNYDEDRIFGNIEFGYQLLKDLDVKFRVGGDYSDAFQKDWGNVGKITPGTPNSSANNVFGGVSQLARQNRQFNSDLIFNFKHNFGSRFDVQAFLGHNLNERTAQTNFAKVTNLDLPGFYNLSNSSVTPITFATSSKRRLVGVYGQATFGFDNWLYLTVGARNDWSSTLPKGKNSYFYPSASISAVLSDVFKLPAEIPFVKVRFAAASAGNDAEPYQIYSVYVPGSIRAGGFGSINFPFGGVNAYEVSNNPGNQALKPEISTEYEGGLELGFFGRRVGLDVSYYNKLTKNQIISLNLEPATGATAQTVNLGSVRNKGVELALNLIPVRAEKFEWGVTVNYNKIWNEVESLGLEGGSGNILLNSSYNVKLRAVVGKPLGAIYSPDVQRDPNGNIIVNPTNGLPLVSSEETYRGSINPNYTLGVSTYLDYKGFRLSANGDYRNGGVFYSYTARLNYFNGNAYMTQYNDREPFVVPGSVIKTDEGYVPNNVPVSRADVYTYYGGSTSPNEYNHVLPKTFFKLRNVSLTYTIPKKSLEKLPVRGASVGIFGRNLILWTPKGNHFVDPEANTFGTSLKNLYGEFAAGPSTATYGVQLNLSF; encoded by the coding sequence TTGACGGTAAAACACGTCTTTGGGGAAATATCGTGGATAACTCGCAAATGCTGGAAGCCTTTCTCGGCACAGGAAGATAATCTGAAAGACTTTTTCGACAAAGGATACGAGTGGAATAACAGCATTGCGGTGTCGGGCGGCACTGAAACTGCCAACTACCGCGTGGCGTACTCCAATGCGACGGCAGACGGGGTTGTGCCTACCAATGCCGACTCTTACAAACGTAACACATTGAGCCTGAATGGTGGTTTGAAACTGGATAAGTTCTCGGTGAATTCAAACATCAACTACGTTCACAAGAATCAGAAAGTGATTGCAACCGGCCAGGGCGATGACGCCGGGAGCGGTAAGGTCGTTTGGCAGGAGATTATCCAGATCCCGCGCGACCACTCAATAGTGGATTCAAAAGCGCTGCTGGACCCTAACAGCCCGTACTACAAGTTCATGACGTTGGATAATTATTTTACGCCATACGCACAAAATCCTTACTGGACACTTTATAACCAGGGGAACAATTACGACGAGGACCGCATTTTCGGTAACATCGAGTTCGGGTATCAGCTGCTGAAAGACCTGGATGTAAAATTCAGGGTCGGTGGCGACTATTCCGATGCATTTCAGAAAGATTGGGGTAACGTAGGGAAAATAACCCCGGGGACTCCAAACAGTTCCGCCAACAATGTTTTCGGTGGCGTATCGCAGCTGGCCAGGCAGAACCGCCAGTTCAACAGCGACCTGATCTTCAATTTCAAACACAATTTCGGATCACGGTTCGATGTGCAGGCGTTCCTGGGACATAACCTCAATGAAAGAACTGCGCAGACCAATTTTGCAAAAGTTACCAATCTTGACCTTCCCGGGTTCTATAACCTTTCGAACAGTTCCGTAACGCCGATCACTTTCGCCACAAGCAGCAAACGTCGGCTCGTAGGTGTGTATGGTCAGGCTACATTCGGTTTCGATAACTGGTTGTACCTGACTGTCGGTGCGCGGAACGACTGGAGTAGTACGCTGCCCAAAGGCAAAAACTCCTACTTCTATCCAAGCGCGAGCATCAGCGCCGTACTTTCGGATGTATTCAAGCTGCCTGCGGAGATTCCTTTCGTAAAAGTGCGTTTTGCAGCGGCTTCCGCGGGTAATGATGCCGAGCCCTATCAGATCTACTCGGTGTATGTTCCGGGTTCGATCCGCGCCGGTGGCTTTGGTAGCATCAACTTCCCGTTCGGTGGTGTGAATGCATACGAGGTGTCCAACAACCCTGGGAACCAGGCGCTGAAACCGGAAATCTCTACCGAATACGAAGGCGGTCTTGAACTCGGGTTCTTCGGAAGAAGAGTTGGGCTGGACGTGAGCTATTATAACAAGCTCACCAAAAACCAGATTATCAGCCTTAATCTCGAACCCGCAACGGGTGCTACCGCACAGACAGTCAACCTGGGTAGCGTGAGAAACAAAGGTGTCGAGTTAGCGTTGAACCTGATCCCGGTACGTGCCGAGAAATTCGAATGGGGCGTTACCGTGAATTACAACAAGATCTGGAACGAGGTAGAATCGCTGGGTCTTGAAGGCGGCTCAGGAAATATTCTCCTGAACAGCAGCTACAACGTGAAGCTTCGCGCAGTGGTAGGCAAGCCGCTGGGCGCCATTTACTCGCCCGATGTGCAACGCGATCCGAATGGTAACATCATCGTGAACCCGACAAACGGCCTGCCGCTGGTAAGCTCAGAAGAAACATACAGAGGTTCCATCAACCCGAACTATACGCTGGGCGTTTCAACTTACCTCGATTACAAAGGTTTCAGACTAAGTGCGAATGGCGACTACCGCAACGGTGGTGTGTTCTATTCTTACACCGCACGCCTGAACTACTTCAACGGAAATGCTTACATGACGCAATACAATGACAGAGAGCCGTTTGTAGTACCGGGTTCTGTGATCAAAACGGACGAAGGCTATGTGCCCAATAACGTTCCGGTGTCGCGTGCGGATGTGTATACGTACTACGGCGGATCTACATCGCCTAACGAATACAACCACGTTCTGCCGAAGACCTTCTTCAAGCTCAGAAACGTATCGCTTACTTACACCATCCCCAAGAAATCGCTGGAAAAACTGCCGGTTAGGGGTGCATCCGTGGGTATTTTCGGCCGTAACCTGATCCTGTGGACGCCAAAGGGCAACCACTTTGTTGACCCCGAAGCCAATACGTTCGGAACCAGCCTGAAAAACCTCTATGGCGAATTCGCGGCGGGACCTTCGACTGCGACGTATGGTGTTCAGTTAAATCTATCATTCTAA